The following coding sequences are from one Oligoflexus sp. window:
- a CDS encoding M16 family metallopeptidase, translated as MIKQIALGLALGLTSQFAMSAEQPSAKAETVTVPGVKSVTEVEGLKEYQLANGLRVVLFPDASKPRVTVNLTFNVGSRHEGYGEAGMAHLLEHMLFKGTPERPDIWKQLQDRGARFNASTYFDRTNYFETLPAGNGNLEFALALEADRMVNSKIAPEELAKEFSVVRNEFERGENDPTGVLFEQMMNAAYQWHGYGRTTIGNKSDIEQVPPE; from the coding sequence ATGATCAAACAGATTGCTCTTGGGTTGGCCCTGGGTTTAACCAGCCAATTCGCCATGAGTGCGGAGCAGCCGTCTGCCAAGGCGGAGACTGTGACTGTTCCTGGTGTGAAAAGCGTAACCGAAGTCGAAGGCCTGAAGGAATATCAGCTGGCCAACGGTCTGCGGGTTGTTCTCTTTCCCGATGCCTCCAAGCCTCGTGTGACAGTTAACCTGACCTTCAATGTCGGTTCGCGTCACGAAGGTTACGGTGAAGCGGGCATGGCTCACCTTTTGGAGCACATGCTGTTCAAGGGCACTCCGGAGCGGCCGGATATTTGGAAGCAGCTGCAGGATCGCGGCGCGCGCTTCAACGCCTCGACCTATTTCGATCGCACCAATTATTTCGAAACCCTTCCCGCTGGCAACGGCAACCTTGAATTCGCCCTGGCGCTCGAAGCCGATCGCATGGTGAACAGCAAGATCGCGCCCGAGGAATTGGCCAAGGAATTCTCGGTGGTTCGCAACGAATTCGAGCGCGGTGAAAATGATCCGACCGGCGTTCTCTTCGAACAGATGATGAACGCGGCCTATCAGTGGCACGGTTATGGTCGCACCACGATCGGCAACAAAAGCGATATCGAGCAGGTACCGCCCGAGC
- a CDS encoding TerC family protein, which produces MDSITPTHIGMVFQLAILEGLLSFDNALALAALVSDRLKHPEDRRHALLWGIWGAYIMRVGIVFVGVTLMEHEWVKFLAGAYLVWLAVNELFLKKATEKEQPVKEAHEFRLPDEVGQPLVQRAGWKAVWKTILAVELMDLMFSIDSVAVALAVSKEKWVLVTGAILGILMMRVAASYFIRLIERFPILIETAFVLVGIAGIKVLLEIHEIKLGSFHMPMLGLHIPEGVFLPLMVAILVGAVLLNYKYPEKFKKEV; this is translated from the coding sequence TTGGATAGCATTACCCCTACGCACATCGGAATGGTCTTTCAGCTGGCCATTCTCGAAGGTCTTTTGAGTTTCGATAACGCCCTCGCTCTTGCCGCCCTGGTCAGTGACCGCCTGAAACACCCCGAAGACCGCCGCCATGCCCTGCTCTGGGGGATTTGGGGTGCCTATATCATGCGGGTCGGCATCGTGTTTGTGGGCGTGACCCTGATGGAGCACGAGTGGGTTAAATTTCTTGCCGGCGCCTACCTCGTCTGGCTGGCGGTTAACGAACTGTTTTTGAAAAAAGCCACAGAGAAAGAGCAGCCCGTGAAGGAAGCTCATGAATTCAGGCTGCCTGATGAAGTGGGTCAGCCCTTGGTGCAGCGGGCCGGCTGGAAAGCGGTATGGAAAACCATACTCGCCGTCGAGCTGATGGACCTTATGTTTTCCATAGATTCCGTGGCTGTGGCGCTGGCCGTGTCGAAGGAAAAATGGGTGCTCGTCACGGGCGCGATCCTCGGTATTTTGATGATGCGCGTGGCCGCATCCTACTTCATTCGCTTGATCGAACGCTTCCCGATTTTGATCGAAACCGCCTTTGTCCTGGTGGGAATCGCGGGTATCAAAGTCCTTTTGGAAATCCACGAGATCAAGCTCGGCAGCTTCCATATGCCGATGCTCGGCCTGCACATTCCCGAAGGCGTTTTCCTGCCTCTGATGGTGGCGATTCTGGTCGGCGCCGTTCTTCTGAACTACAAATATCCCGAGAAATTCAAAAAGGAAGTTTAA
- the trpS gene encoding tryptophan--tRNA ligase has protein sequence MATPTPSKKVILSGIQPTNNLHLGNYLGAVKNWVKLQKDFHCYYMAVDLHAYTVRQDPAQLRDNTYQAIAIYIAAGLDLDHCMLFVQSHVPQHSQLAWLLNCNGYMGELSRMTQFKDKSSKAGANIPVGLFTYPLLMAADILLYDTHLVPVGDDQKQHVELTRDVAQRMNGLYGDDTFVVPEPYIAPVAARVMDLLNPTSKMSKSAVNPNGSIFLTDTPAEIDKKFKRAETDSGKDIVHDRQNKPGVSNLIDIQSALTGETIAAIEARYVGKMYGHLKMETAEIVKKELEPIQKRTQELLADKSELDRILKNGAEKAIAKAEVTLRRLHERIGFIMP, from the coding sequence ATGGCCACTCCTACACCGAGTAAAAAAGTCATTTTGTCCGGCATCCAGCCCACCAACAATCTGCATTTGGGCAACTACCTCGGTGCCGTAAAAAATTGGGTGAAACTTCAGAAGGACTTTCATTGCTACTATATGGCCGTCGACCTGCATGCCTACACCGTGCGGCAGGATCCGGCGCAGCTTCGCGACAACACCTATCAGGCCATTGCCATTTACATCGCAGCAGGCCTGGACCTGGATCACTGCATGCTCTTCGTTCAATCGCACGTGCCGCAGCATTCGCAACTCGCATGGCTCCTCAACTGCAACGGCTACATGGGTGAACTGAGCCGCATGACTCAGTTCAAGGATAAGAGCAGCAAGGCCGGAGCCAACATCCCTGTCGGACTTTTCACCTATCCCCTGCTCATGGCGGCGGATATTCTTCTTTATGATACGCATCTCGTTCCGGTCGGTGATGATCAGAAGCAGCACGTGGAGCTGACCCGCGACGTCGCGCAGCGGATGAACGGGCTTTATGGCGACGATACCTTCGTCGTGCCCGAGCCTTATATCGCGCCTGTTGCGGCCCGCGTCATGGATCTTCTGAATCCGACGAGCAAGATGAGCAAGAGCGCCGTGAATCCGAACGGCAGTATTTTCCTGACCGACACGCCGGCTGAAATCGATAAGAAATTCAAACGCGCGGAAACGGATTCGGGCAAGGACATCGTGCATGATCGGCAGAATAAGCCCGGCGTCAGCAATCTCATCGATATTCAATCGGCCTTGACCGGAGAAACGATCGCCGCGATCGAAGCGCGCTACGTGGGCAAGATGTATGGTCACCTGAAAATGGAGACCGCCGAGATCGTGAAAAAGGAACTGGAGCCGATTCAAAAACGCACCCAGGAGCTTCTGGCCGATAAGTCGGAGCTGGATCGCATTTTGAAGAACGGCGCGGAAAAAGCCATCGCCAAGGCCGAGGTCACGCTGCGTCGCCTGCATGAACGCATCGGCTTCATCATGCCTTGA
- a CDS encoding DUF455 family protein, producing the protein MNISLIAERLLFGDRLEDKLLLPDSWTDEERGPGIGIPASPGRPAALAFAPKAVRVPFPDARSLDDDMTRGIVLHFFANHELLAIEIMALALLRFPDAPAVFRQGLMQTIAEEQSHLRLYQDRMQALGVELGAVPVNQFFWDCLKTMQNPLDFVIGMSLTFEQANLDFARYYQKAFAQLGDTETAAILQKVYEDEIGHVKHGVSWLNRWKDPEESQWQAYQKRLKLPLSPARAKGPIFDIEARRRANLSEDFMEQLDVFSGSKGGKLPALHWYNADCELELARESPGYSPNQGTRKVMGELMTCMMFVAKPGDVVLANRAPSVRWLARMRELGFDLPEFCEQPESTREMRRILESRRWERLTPWGWTPRSLDMARILDPGGQKPLPIDLATEGFWQNPWMELFRKSALPALRRDLRQELSGDDESLWGPQEADGALLRDMTDVLMAVARLHEQFGTPAVIKSPYGFAGSGMLRAYPGQDLSESQLGWIERQLKLYGAVLIEPWLQRIADISVVWSPDEEALSSFVFHTNAKGQYKGHSLQPVSYALEPELRTMMFAAKQGQEAAYERLLEVAGLVRSKLQERGYRYAAGIDTMLYRWRDRVYLRVLGEVNCRMTMGHIARGLRRRVNSYQPSLWQTITALEAQSKGWAKLTDLAEALQSQHPIQTKQNAVEKGIFFTNDPYQSQYVLGVVAVGAEAISACEGMGALSASPSVLNDLT; encoded by the coding sequence ATGAACATCAGCTTGATAGCGGAGCGTCTGCTCTTCGGCGATCGACTGGAGGATAAACTCCTGCTGCCGGACAGCTGGACGGACGAGGAGCGCGGACCGGGGATCGGAATTCCGGCCAGTCCCGGCCGTCCCGCGGCCCTCGCGTTTGCGCCCAAAGCCGTGCGCGTTCCCTTTCCCGATGCCCGGTCTTTGGATGATGATATGACCCGCGGGATCGTCCTTCATTTCTTTGCCAATCACGAACTGCTCGCCATTGAAATCATGGCCCTGGCCCTTCTGCGTTTCCCCGATGCTCCGGCGGTCTTTCGCCAGGGGCTCATGCAGACGATTGCCGAAGAACAAAGTCATCTCCGTCTTTACCAGGACAGGATGCAGGCGCTCGGTGTGGAATTAGGCGCCGTTCCGGTCAATCAATTTTTTTGGGATTGCCTGAAGACGATGCAGAATCCCCTGGATTTTGTGATCGGGATGAGCCTAACCTTCGAACAGGCCAATCTGGATTTCGCTCGTTATTATCAAAAGGCCTTTGCCCAACTCGGCGATACCGAAACCGCTGCGATCCTGCAGAAGGTTTACGAGGATGAAATCGGTCACGTGAAGCATGGCGTGAGCTGGTTGAATCGCTGGAAGGATCCCGAGGAATCGCAGTGGCAGGCCTATCAGAAGCGTCTGAAGTTGCCTTTAAGTCCAGCCCGGGCCAAAGGTCCTATTTTTGATATCGAAGCGCGTCGGAGGGCCAACTTGAGCGAAGATTTCATGGAACAACTCGATGTCTTTTCGGGCAGCAAAGGCGGCAAGCTTCCGGCGCTGCATTGGTATAACGCTGACTGTGAATTGGAACTCGCGCGGGAAAGCCCGGGTTACAGTCCCAATCAGGGCACGCGCAAGGTCATGGGCGAACTCATGACCTGCATGATGTTTGTCGCGAAGCCCGGGGATGTGGTGCTGGCGAACAGGGCTCCATCCGTGCGCTGGCTCGCGCGCATGCGCGAACTTGGTTTTGATCTTCCCGAATTCTGCGAACAGCCGGAAAGCACGCGCGAGATGCGGCGCATCCTGGAATCCCGACGCTGGGAACGTCTCACGCCCTGGGGCTGGACGCCGCGCAGTCTGGATATGGCGCGCATCCTGGATCCGGGCGGGCAGAAACCCTTGCCCATTGACCTGGCGACCGAAGGTTTTTGGCAGAACCCCTGGATGGAACTCTTCAGAAAGTCCGCGCTGCCGGCTTTAAGACGCGATCTGCGTCAGGAATTATCGGGTGATGATGAATCGCTCTGGGGACCGCAGGAGGCGGATGGGGCTCTCTTACGCGATATGACTGATGTGCTCATGGCCGTCGCGCGGCTGCATGAACAGTTCGGAACGCCCGCGGTGATCAAGAGTCCTTATGGATTTGCCGGATCGGGTATGCTGCGGGCCTATCCCGGCCAGGATTTGAGCGAATCGCAGCTCGGTTGGATTGAACGTCAGCTGAAACTATATGGTGCGGTTCTGATCGAGCCCTGGCTGCAAAGAATCGCGGATATTTCCGTGGTCTGGAGTCCAGACGAGGAGGCTTTGAGCAGCTTCGTCTTCCACACCAATGCCAAGGGCCAATACAAGGGCCATTCCCTGCAGCCCGTGTCCTATGCGCTGGAGCCCGAGCTGCGCACGATGATGTTCGCAGCGAAGCAGGGCCAGGAAGCCGCTTATGAAAGGCTTTTGGAGGTGGCCGGTCTTGTTCGGAGCAAACTGCAGGAGCGTGGCTATCGCTATGCGGCCGGCATTGACACCATGCTTTACCGCTGGCGCGATCGCGTTTATCTGCGGGTCCTGGGTGAAGTGAACTGCCGCATGACTATGGGTCATATTGCGCGGGGTCTGCGGCGACGCGTGAATTCCTATCAACCGAGTCTCTGGCAAACCATCACGGCCCTCGAAGCGCAAAGCAAGGGCTGGGCAAAGCTGACTGATTTGGCCGAGGCTCTGCAGAGTCAGCATCCGATCCAAACCAAGCAAAACGCGGTGGAAAAAGGCATTTTCTTCACCAATGATCCCTATCAAAGCCAGTACGTGCTCGGGGTTGTGGCTGTAGGCGCCGAGGCGATTTCCGCCTGCGAAGGCATGGGCGCTCTGTCGGCTTCTCCCTCGGTTTTGAACGACCTGACGTAA
- a CDS encoding M17 family metallopeptidase — protein sequence MLNRKSVADGYPEQDHGEDGLLLVLTSPGSPVSAWIDELKKQAIPTLQREIHYAKLHMGFKDPRRPYAVVEWTEAGRHTLERRWILSQFYRTLRQQLRVKKLCVFLAASAEPAQELMMAEDAFLASMQPNDQGNDWARVDIVTANSEKLQKSDPYNAIRWEAMQGYRKWINENPDELTSIEIGNRLRKFAGENGCEFREMGLEELRREGLNLLLAVGQGAQRSPSRLYIVSHQANKPGKPLMLIGKGITFDTGGINLKSFDSHVNAMKNDMGGAALTAHLFQALVKAGYEGPLVLVIPSCENSIDANAMKPGVVVKSHKGLDVFIEHTDAEGRLILADAMSYAHSLYQPGLTLMAATLTTASLRQYSNYFTGVHFASDELQNLLHERGKKWGERFSCWEEFLPFKTANTTKAADLTNLGRLPSHANIGGGSSVAAHFLKEFASHPLVHMDIFSSCWNWSGDYPGVAFGATGAPFNTLFDILRHHGQQLAAGA from the coding sequence GTGTTGAATCGCAAGTCGGTAGCGGATGGGTATCCCGAGCAGGATCACGGTGAAGATGGACTTCTTTTGGTGCTGACCAGTCCAGGCAGTCCCGTGAGCGCGTGGATTGATGAGCTTAAAAAACAGGCGATCCCCACCCTGCAGCGCGAGATTCACTATGCGAAACTGCATATGGGATTCAAAGATCCGCGTCGACCCTATGCCGTCGTTGAATGGACAGAAGCCGGCCGTCATACCCTGGAGCGCCGCTGGATCCTTTCGCAGTTCTATCGGACCCTCCGTCAGCAGCTGCGGGTGAAAAAACTTTGCGTGTTCCTTGCGGCTTCCGCGGAACCCGCGCAGGAACTCATGATGGCGGAAGACGCATTCCTGGCTTCGATGCAGCCCAATGATCAGGGCAACGACTGGGCGCGGGTCGATATCGTGACGGCCAACTCCGAAAAACTGCAGAAAAGCGATCCCTATAACGCCATCCGCTGGGAGGCGATGCAGGGTTATCGCAAATGGATCAACGAAAATCCGGATGAACTGACCTCGATTGAAATCGGTAATCGCCTGCGGAAGTTTGCCGGCGAAAACGGCTGCGAATTTCGGGAAATGGGCCTGGAAGAGCTGCGGCGTGAAGGTTTGAACCTTCTTTTGGCCGTGGGTCAGGGCGCCCAGCGTTCCCCCTCGCGGCTTTATATCGTCTCGCATCAGGCCAATAAACCGGGAAAACCTTTGATGCTGATCGGCAAGGGCATCACCTTTGATACGGGTGGCATCAACCTGAAGTCCTTCGACAGTCACGTCAACGCCATGAAAAATGATATGGGCGGCGCGGCGCTGACCGCGCATCTTTTCCAGGCGCTGGTGAAAGCCGGTTATGAAGGCCCGCTCGTGCTTGTGATTCCATCCTGTGAAAATTCCATAGACGCCAATGCGATGAAGCCGGGTGTTGTCGTGAAAAGTCACAAGGGATTGGACGTCTTCATCGAGCATACCGATGCCGAGGGCCGTTTGATCCTTGCCGATGCCATGAGCTATGCGCATAGTCTTTATCAACCGGGTTTAACGCTGATGGCCGCAACGCTGACCACGGCTTCGCTGCGCCAGTATTCGAATTATTTCACGGGCGTTCACTTCGCATCGGATGAGCTGCAAAACCTTCTGCATGAACGCGGAAAAAAATGGGGTGAACGCTTCAGCTGCTGGGAGGAATTTTTACCCTTCAAGACGGCGAATACCACAAAGGCTGCGGACCTGACCAACCTCGGCCGCCTGCCTTCGCATGCGAATATCGGCGGTGGCTCCAGCGTGGCGGCGCATTTTCTAAAGGAATTCGCCAGTCATCCTTTGGTCCATATGGATATCTTCTCAAGCTGCTGGAACTGGAGCGGGGATTATCCGGGGGTGGCCTTCGGCGCGACCGGAGCTCCTTTCAATACCCTCTTTGATATACTCAGACACCATGGACAGCAGCTGGCGGCGGGCGCATGA
- the mtgA gene encoding monofunctional biosynthetic peptidoglycan transglycosylase: MNEANPSRFAWLKSMKWTWRRGLLGLIAAVFLFEVIGLIVIWPDWDALRQGKVPESALIEDYKEKRAENPKLPRLQWTPLQKPLPNRIKKAFILSEDSRFYEHNGVDFQAIQDAMEYNWKHKKILLGASTISQQTAKNMFLSLSRNPLRKFHELFLTWLLEYKLSKAEILHVYLNVAEFGLGIYGIEAAARYYYHTSAYNLSTAQAAELAASLPSPKKHNPRTRTRFFTKHVARLSRTLQIADQYAAQQGQKPAAESGALVSDELAKKLQELRELNREEADPPSETTVEEPKALLPDDAADDAADDEVTAGTPIVETPSVTETPTPEPTPTETPTPTATPDAQPLDGEFNVPLE, from the coding sequence ATGAACGAGGCCAATCCCTCGCGTTTTGCATGGTTGAAATCTATGAAATGGACCTGGCGGCGTGGGCTGCTGGGTCTGATCGCAGCTGTTTTCCTGTTTGAAGTCATTGGCCTCATCGTCATCTGGCCCGACTGGGACGCCTTGCGTCAGGGCAAAGTGCCGGAATCCGCCTTGATTGAAGATTATAAGGAAAAGCGGGCCGAGAACCCAAAGCTGCCGCGCCTGCAGTGGACGCCGCTGCAGAAACCTTTGCCGAACCGCATTAAAAAGGCTTTCATCCTGTCGGAAGACAGCCGTTTTTACGAGCATAACGGAGTTGATTTCCAGGCGATCCAGGATGCGATGGAATACAACTGGAAGCATAAAAAGATTCTGCTGGGCGCCAGCACGATTTCCCAGCAGACGGCGAAGAACATGTTTCTTAGCCTTTCGCGGAATCCCTTGCGCAAATTCCATGAACTCTTTCTCACCTGGCTTTTGGAATACAAGCTGAGCAAGGCGGAAATCCTTCACGTTTATTTGAATGTGGCGGAATTCGGTCTGGGCATTTATGGAATCGAAGCCGCGGCTCGTTACTATTACCACACGAGCGCCTATAATCTTTCAACAGCGCAGGCGGCGGAGCTGGCCGCGAGTCTGCCGAGTCCGAAGAAACACAACCCGCGGACCCGGACGCGATTTTTTACGAAGCATGTGGCGCGACTTTCGCGCACGCTGCAGATCGCCGATCAGTATGCGGCGCAGCAGGGACAGAAACCGGCGGCGGAATCCGGCGCTCTCGTTTCGGATGAGCTCGCGAAAAAGCTGCAGGAGCTGCGTGAGCTGAATCGCGAAGAGGCCGACCCACCTTCCGAAACGACAGTCGAGGAACCCAAGGCCCTGCTTCCTGATGATGCTGCGGATGATGCCGCTGATGATGAGGTCACAGCCGGGACACCGATTGTGGAAACGCCCAGCGTCACGGAAACACCAACACCCGAACCGACTCCAACGGAGACACCCACTCCCACAGCCACTCCGGATGCTCAGCCGTTGGACGGAGAATTTAACGTCCCACTGGAGTGA